The Nitrobacter hamburgensis X14 genome contains the following window.
CCTCGGCGAGGGTGTGATAGCCGGCGCCGATATTCTCGACCGCCAGCGTCGCCGGATAGCCCGCCGCCGCCAGCCGCTTGGGCAGCTTCCCGGCCACGTCGTGATCCATCTTGTTGCGTTTGGCCATCGCCATCGATTGCGTTTCGGCGACCTGCATCAGTTCCGGATCGACCGTCACCGGGCCGAGCCCGTTATTGGCGCGATAGCCGGAAATCATCGAGGCGGCGACCGCGGGATCCAGCTTGGCTCCGCCGTGGGCCATGTCGAGATAGAACGCCGGCTGCTCCGGAGGCGGTTTGTCCGCGGCGCATCCGGCCAGAGCCAGAAGGCCGAGAATCGCGGCACAAGTGCGGATCATTCGTAGCCCCCCCAATCAGCCGGAGTTGTTGCATACCAACCATGGCTGAAAGGTGAACGATCTCACGTCGGGTCCGCGAAAATGCGGTAGCGCCGGGGCTGCAGGCCGACGACCTCGCCATCGCGAAGCTCGCGGTCGCGCGGCGCGTCGATTTCAATGATGGTTTCGCCCGCCCTGCCGGACAACGCGATATCGGCCCGCTGGATCGGACCGAAGGTCCGCACCCGCCGCACGGTCCCTTCGAGGCCGCCCCAACCGGGCGGACTGATCTGCATGTCGTGGCGGCGAACGAACAGTTTCGACGGCCCCGAACTGCCGTGCTCCGCGGCGATATTCAGCGGCGTGTCGCCGAGCCGGACAAAGCCGTCATCAACGTCGACCGGCAGAACGATCGACTCGCCGATGAAGCCGTGCACGAACGCCGTCTGCGGATTGTCATAGACATCGCTCGGCGTTCCGATCTGCTCGATGCGCCCCTTGTCCATCACCACCACGCTGTTGGCGACTTCGAGCGCCTCCTCCTGATCGTGGGTCACGAAGATGGAGGTGACGTTGATTTCCTCGTGCAGCGAGCGCAGCCACGTCCGCAACTCCTTGCGCACCTTGGCGTCGAGCGCGCCGAACGGCTCGTCGAGCAACAGAACGCGCGGCTCGATCGCAAGCGCGCGCGCCAGCGCGACGCGCTGGCGCTGGCCACCCGAGAGCTGGCCGGGGTAACGGCCGGACAGCCAGTCGAGCTGGACGAGGTCGAGCAGCTCCTTGACGCGCGCGCGGATGCCCACTTCATCCTTGCGAACGGCGCGGGGCTGGACCCGCAAACCGAATGCGACGTTCTCGAACACCGTCATGTGGCGGAACAGTGCATAATGCTGGAAGACGAACCCGACGCTCCGCTCGCCTGCGCCGCGCGCCAGCGCATTCTCGCCGTCGAACGAGACATCTCCGGAATCAGGCCAGTCGAGCCCGGCAATAATGCGCAGCAGCGTGGTCTTGCCGGACCCCGACGGCCCGAGCAGCGCCATCAGTTCGCCGTGCGGGACCTTGAGATCGACATGGTCCAGCGCGGCGAAGGCCCCGAACTTTTTCACGATATTGCGGACTTCAATGGTCACTCGGTCGTTGTCCTTCGTCGAGATTTCGTTCCAGAACGGTCTTCGCCACCAGGGTGACCAGCGCCAGCATGGCCAGCAGCGAAGCGATCGCGAACGCCGATACGAACTGATATTCGTTGTAGAGGATTTCGACCAGCAGCGGCATGGTGTTGGTCTCGCCGCGGATGTGACCGGAGACGACGGATACCGCCCCGAATTCGCCCATGGCGCGGGCATTGCAAAGCAGCACGCCATACAGCAACCCCCACTTGATGTTCGGCAGCGTGACGCGGAAGAATGTCTGCAACCCCGAAGCGCCAAGCGACAGGGCCGCTTCCTCTTCCGCCGTCCCCTGCTCCTGCATCAGCGGAATCAGCGCGCGCGACACGAATGGAAAGGTCACGAAGGTCGTTGCCAGCGCGATGCCCGGCAACGCAAACAGAAGCTGGATGTTGTGGTCCTGCAACCAGGGTCCGACATAACCCTGCGCGCCGAACAACAGCACGAACACCAGACCGGAAATGACCGGGCTCACCGAGAACGGCAGATCGACCAGCGAGATCAGGAGCGTCTTTCCGCGAAACTCGAATTTTGCGATCGCCCAGGCGGCGATCAGCCCGAAAAACAGATTGAGACCAACCGAAATCGCGGCGACCGCCAGCGTCAGCATGATCGCCGACTGCGCTTCGGGATCGGCAAGCGCGGCGAGATAGGCGTGCGCCCCTCTGGCGAATGCTTCCGCAAACACGATCGCCAGTGGCAACACGATAAACACCGCGAGAAACAGGACGGTGAGGCCGATCAGCAGACCGCGCACCCAGCGCGGTTCGGAGCGGGCGTCGGTACGGTCAAGCGGAATCGCGATCGCGGTTTCGGACATCGGCGTCACCTCTAATGCGTCGGGACGCGCAGCTGCGCCCAGCGTTGCAGGCGATTGATGACGAAGATGACCAGGAACGCCACCACCAGCATCACGACGGCGATCGCGGTGGCATCGGCGTAGCGGAATTCGGAAAGCCGTATCACAATCAGGAGCGGCGCAATCTCCGACACGTTCGGCAGGTTGCCGGCGATGAAGATCACCGAACCGTATTCGCCGACCGCGCGCGCGAATGCGAGCGCAAAGCCCGTCAGCAGCGCGGGGAAAAGGCTCGGCAGAATCACCCGCCACACCGTCTGCCAGCGGCTGGCGCCGAGGCTCGCGGCGGCCTCCTCGATCTCCGGATCGAGATCGATCAGCACCGGCTGCACGGTGCGCACCACGAAGGGAATACCGATGAACACCATCGCGACGAAGATGCCGAGCGGCGTGAACGCGACCTTGATGCCAAGCTCGGCCAGCGGCGCGCCGAGCCAGCCGTTCTGCGCAAACAGCGTCGTCAGCGCGATACCCGCTACCGCGGTCGGCAACGCGAACGGAACATCGACGATCGCGTCCAAGATGCGGCGCCCGGGAAACCGGTAACGCACCAGCGCCCAGACAATGATGCTGCCCATCACCAGATTGACCAGCGCGGCGAGAAACGCGAGCCCGAACGAAATCTTCAGCGCATTCAATGTTCGCCGGCTGGTGACGATGTCAACGAACTGGGCGAAACTCAATTCGAACGATTTGAGAAACAGCCCGGCAAGAGGAATCAGAACGATGATCCCGAGCCATGTCAGCGTCAGCCCCATGGTGAGGCCGAATCCCGGCAGAGTCCGTCGTCGTCCCGATCCTCCTATCACGTTGTTCTGCTCCGCCCCGTCGCATCAGTTCTGGTAGATCTGATCGAAGATGCCGCCTTCGCCGAAGTGGACCTTCTGCGCCTTGGTCCAACCGCCGAACACGTCGTCGATCCTGAACAGCTCGACCTTGGGAAATGCATCGGCATACTCCTTGATCACTTCCGGATCGGTCGGACGGTAGTAGTTTCGCGCGGCGATCTCCTGCCCTTCCCGAGTATACCAATATTTCAGATACGCCTCGGCAACAGCGCGCGTTCCCTTCCTGTCCACTACTTTGTCGACGACGGCGACCGGCGGTTCCGCCAGAATGGAGATCGAAGGCACCACGATCTCGAATTTGTCCTTTCCGAACTCCTTGAGCGCCAGAAAGGCCTCGTTCTCCCAGGCGAGCAACACGTCGCCAACGCCGCGCTCGACGAAGGTGACAGTGGAACCACGCGCGCCGGTATCGAGCACCGGGACGTGGGTGTAGATGTCGGCCACAAACTGTTTCGCCTTGTCCTCGCTGCCGAACTTCTTCAGCGCGAAACCCCATGCCGCGAGATAGTTCCAGCGCGCGCCGCCCGAGGTCTTGGGATTGGGCGTGATGACGCGGACGCCGGGTTTGATCAGATCGTCCCAGTCCTTGATACCCTTGGGATTGCCCTTGCGCACAAGGAAAACGATGGTGGACGTATAGGGCGAGGAATTTCGCGGCAACCGCTTCTGCCAGTCCTTGGCGAGCAGCCCCCGCTCGGCAATCGCATCGATATCATAGGCGAGCGCGAGGGTAACCACGTCGGCCTGCAAACCGTCGATCACCGAACGCGCCTGCTTTCCGGACCCGCCGTGGGACTGCTTGATCTCGACGCTCTTGCCGGTTTCTTTCTGGTAAGCCGCGGCGAATGCCTTGTTGAAATCGACGTAGAGCTCGCGCGTCGGATCGTATGAGACATTCAATAGCGACACGTCGGCAGCATACGCCGAACCTGCCCAGATCAATCCGGCAAGAACAACGAAAACACGACGAAGCATTTTAATCTCCATAAGGCCCGATCACGCGACGACCGCCAGAAGCCCATGAATGAAACTCGTCAAACGGCATGCTGAAGTCAACGAAACCACATTTCAATGTTTGCGACGCCGCAGAGTCATTCCTCTACGAAGTCTTCATCGTGTGGATGCCGCATTCCGTCTTGGCTCTGTCGCGCCAGCGGCCGGCGCGCGCGTCTTCGCCGGCCTGCGCGCGGCTGGTGCACGGCATGCAGCCGACGGAGAGAAACCCCGACGCGACAAGCGGGTGCGGCGGTAGCTTCGCCGACGCATAGATCGCCTCGATGTCGGCGCGCGAGGCGTTCGCGAACGGATTGAACTTCAGCCGCGCGCCGTCGTCTTCCACGAATGGAATGTCGGCGCGCAGGCCGCCCTGAAACCGTTTGCGACCGTTGATCCAGGCGTCGAACGGCTGCAGCGCGCGCACAAGCGGCTCCACTTTGCGGATGCGGCAGCAGGCATCCGGATCGGAGAACCACAAATCGCGATCGGGATCCTCGCGCTTCAGCACATCCTCAGATGGCTGAATGGAGCGAACATCCGTCAGGCCGAGCGCGGCGATCAAGGTGTCGCGATAGGCCAGCGTCTCCTCAAACAGCCATCCGGTGTCGAGGAAGATCACGGGAATGGCCGGATCGACGTCCGCCATCACCTTCAACAGCGCCGCCGACTCGGTGCCGAACGACGACACCAGCGCCAGCCGGTCGCGCCCGACCGTGCGCAGTGCCGCGGCGATCACGTCCGCAGGCCGGGCGTCGCGCAACGCGTCGTTGAGCGCCGCCGCGGGCGGCAATGCGGGAGTCCCTGTCGCTGCTGCCGGCTGTGTCATCGCGCTTGCCGCGACGCTCTTTTGTTCGGGCAGAGAGGTCATTCGGCGGCCATCTGAAATGTATGAAACAGGGGAGTCGGGCTCGCGTTGCGCCATGGCGCGGAGTGCGAGACGACGTCGCCGATCACGAGGATGGCGGGTCCGCCGTCAATTTCACGAACCAGCGCCGGCAGATGATCCAGCGTGCCGACGACGGATTTGGCATCGGGACGGGTGGCGCGCGCGAACACGCCGACCGGGGTTTCCGGCGAACGCCCGGCCGCCAGCAGGCCATCACGAATCGCGTTGGCCGCCGTGGTTCCCATGTAGACGACCACCGTCATCTTGCGGTCGGTCAGCGCCGA
Protein-coding sequences here:
- a CDS encoding CAP domain-containing protein, which codes for MIRTCAAILGLLALAGCAADKPPPEQPAFYLDMAHGGAKLDPAVAASMISGYRANNGLGPVTVDPELMQVAETQSMAMAKRNKMDHDVAGKLPKRLAAAGYPATLAVENIGAGYHTLAEAFSGWRDSPPHRANMLKNGVTKLGIAASYAPDTKYKVFWTLVLASTDQR
- a CDS encoding sulfate/molybdate ABC transporter ATP-binding protein; its protein translation is MTIEVRNIVKKFGAFAALDHVDLKVPHGELMALLGPSGSGKTTLLRIIAGLDWPDSGDVSFDGENALARGAGERSVGFVFQHYALFRHMTVFENVAFGLRVQPRAVRKDEVGIRARVKELLDLVQLDWLSGRYPGQLSGGQRQRVALARALAIEPRVLLLDEPFGALDAKVRKELRTWLRSLHEEINVTSIFVTHDQEEALEVANSVVVMDKGRIEQIGTPSDVYDNPQTAFVHGFIGESIVLPVDVDDGFVRLGDTPLNIAAEHGSSGPSKLFVRRHDMQISPPGWGGLEGTVRRVRTFGPIQRADIALSGRAGETIIEIDAPRDRELRDGEVVGLQPRRYRIFADPT
- the cysT gene encoding sulfate ABC transporter permease subunit CysT, translated to MGLTLTWLGIIVLIPLAGLFLKSFELSFAQFVDIVTSRRTLNALKISFGLAFLAALVNLVMGSIIVWALVRYRFPGRRILDAIVDVPFALPTAVAGIALTTLFAQNGWLGAPLAELGIKVAFTPLGIFVAMVFIGIPFVVRTVQPVLIDLDPEIEEAAASLGASRWQTVWRVILPSLFPALLTGFALAFARAVGEYGSVIFIAGNLPNVSEIAPLLIVIRLSEFRYADATAIAVVMLVVAFLVIFVINRLQRWAQLRVPTH
- the cysW gene encoding sulfate ABC transporter permease subunit CysW codes for the protein MSETAIAIPLDRTDARSEPRWVRGLLIGLTVLFLAVFIVLPLAIVFAEAFARGAHAYLAALADPEAQSAIMLTLAVAAISVGLNLFFGLIAAWAIAKFEFRGKTLLISLVDLPFSVSPVISGLVFVLLFGAQGYVGPWLQDHNIQLLFALPGIALATTFVTFPFVSRALIPLMQEQGTAEEEAALSLGASGLQTFFRVTLPNIKWGLLYGVLLCNARAMGEFGAVSVVSGHIRGETNTMPLLVEILYNEYQFVSAFAIASLLAMLALVTLVAKTVLERNLDEGQRPSDH
- a CDS encoding sulfate ABC transporter substrate-binding protein — protein: MLRRVFVVLAGLIWAGSAYAADVSLLNVSYDPTRELYVDFNKAFAAAYQKETGKSVEIKQSHGGSGKQARSVIDGLQADVVTLALAYDIDAIAERGLLAKDWQKRLPRNSSPYTSTIVFLVRKGNPKGIKDWDDLIKPGVRVITPNPKTSGGARWNYLAAWGFALKKFGSEDKAKQFVADIYTHVPVLDTGARGSTVTFVERGVGDVLLAWENEAFLALKEFGKDKFEIVVPSISILAEPPVAVVDKVVDRKGTRAVAEAYLKYWYTREGQEIAARNYYRPTDPEVIKEYADAFPKVELFRIDDVFGGWTKAQKVHFGEGGIFDQIYQN
- a CDS encoding phosphoadenylyl-sulfate reductase; translated protein: MTQPAAATGTPALPPAAALNDALRDARPADVIAAALRTVGRDRLALVSSFGTESAALLKVMADVDPAIPVIFLDTGWLFEETLAYRDTLIAALGLTDVRSIQPSEDVLKREDPDRDLWFSDPDACCRIRKVEPLVRALQPFDAWINGRKRFQGGLRADIPFVEDDGARLKFNPFANASRADIEAIYASAKLPPHPLVASGFLSVGCMPCTSRAQAGEDARAGRWRDRAKTECGIHTMKTS